In a single window of the Leptospira sanjuanensis genome:
- a CDS encoding rhodanese-like domain-containing protein — protein MTPKELKTRLDLRKAGQDSFFLLDVRNPNEVEICTIEGTDLLIPVAELPNRVGEINPWKESGKEVIVYCRSGGRSGMACGILKQSGFAKVHNVEGGILLYSDEVDPSLAKY, from the coding sequence ATGACACCGAAAGAATTAAAAACGAGATTGGATCTGAGAAAAGCGGGACAGGATTCGTTCTTTTTACTCGACGTAAGAAATCCGAACGAAGTGGAAATCTGTACGATCGAGGGAACCGATCTTTTAATCCCCGTTGCTGAACTTCCGAACCGCGTTGGCGAAATCAATCCTTGGAAAGAATCAGGTAAGGAAGTGATCGTCTATTGCCGTTCCGGCGGACGTTCGGGAATGGCCTGCGGAATTTTAAAACAATCCGGTTTTGCAAAGGTGCATAACGTGGAAGGCGGAATTCTTCTGTATTCAGACGAAGTCGATCCTTCTTTGGCGAAATACTGA
- a CDS encoding ABC-F family ATP-binding cassette domain-containing protein — protein sequence MLQFIDIKHQYASAVLFDGFSWHIKPGSRVCLVGPNGSGKSTLFRIAEGKFFPDSGSVAKSKNTEISIFQQIPDFDPEAKVIDTALAKHKHYKEYSERLNEINGKFDSISHDSKEFTELLDEQSSLEEYAFTYGVHELESKARKVLGGLGFSNAQMEMKVREFSPGYQHRLGLAITLLNPGNLLLLDEPTNHLDNASKQWLADYLNSTGQSFVLVTHDPEFLNATCDTIAELSPSGVIEFRGTLEEYFEHKNELQEKLQAQYDKEESYLKKRMEWIERFRAKATKARQVQSAIKKLEKRDKVEAPEESFWNSKSDYQFNFISSGKITARIEDGAFSYSGKPPYVFSGGNLEISAGDKIAVVGPNGAGKSTFLRCLLEIHKLTSGKIYYGPKTKIGYFSQNHHEELDPSKNLLQTVMGAYPDLTEQQARSLLGYFSFSDDSVYKQTGLLSGGEQSRLRLALLVRFPTNSIFLDEPTNHLDLVVRDNLRRALMAYEGSLLIISHDPEFLKDLCNRTISVDQGQIRDFNCSFADYLKYNLEETAPSKMQNGNGSAKKEDGQQTRSKKNADKNRIKKIQKDLEQIEAKIELLEKSKKNLEEVLADPGFFKNRSYQLELDNFNEAKNEIARLTSEWESLQLELEELTGTV from the coding sequence TTGCTTCAATTCATCGACATAAAACACCAGTATGCGTCGGCCGTTCTGTTCGACGGATTCTCCTGGCATATCAAACCCGGGTCCCGCGTTTGTTTGGTCGGTCCGAACGGTTCCGGCAAATCGACCTTGTTTCGGATCGCGGAAGGAAAATTCTTTCCCGATAGCGGAAGCGTAGCCAAGTCCAAAAACACCGAAATCTCCATATTCCAACAGATTCCGGACTTCGATCCCGAAGCGAAGGTCATCGATACCGCATTAGCAAAACATAAACATTATAAAGAATATTCCGAGCGATTGAACGAAATCAACGGCAAGTTCGATTCGATCTCGCACGACTCGAAAGAATTCACCGAACTTTTGGACGAACAAAGTTCTCTGGAAGAATACGCGTTCACATACGGGGTTCACGAACTCGAATCCAAAGCACGTAAGGTTTTGGGCGGATTGGGATTTTCAAACGCTCAGATGGAGATGAAGGTTCGGGAATTTTCTCCCGGTTATCAACATCGTCTCGGCCTTGCGATCACTCTTTTGAATCCGGGCAACTTACTCTTGTTAGACGAGCCGACCAACCACTTGGACAACGCGTCCAAACAATGGCTCGCGGATTATCTGAATTCCACGGGACAATCCTTCGTTCTTGTGACGCACGATCCCGAATTCTTAAACGCAACGTGCGATACGATCGCCGAACTTTCTCCTTCCGGCGTAATCGAATTTCGAGGAACTCTCGAGGAATACTTCGAACACAAGAACGAACTTCAGGAAAAACTTCAGGCCCAATACGATAAGGAAGAATCCTATCTCAAAAAGAGAATGGAATGGATCGAACGTTTTCGCGCGAAAGCGACCAAGGCGAGACAAGTTCAATCCGCGATCAAGAAACTCGAAAAACGGGATAAGGTGGAAGCGCCGGAAGAATCCTTCTGGAACTCGAAGTCGGATTATCAATTCAACTTTATCTCTTCCGGTAAAATCACCGCAAGGATCGAAGACGGCGCTTTTTCCTATTCGGGAAAACCTCCGTACGTTTTCAGCGGGGGCAATCTCGAAATCTCCGCGGGTGACAAGATCGCAGTCGTCGGTCCGAACGGCGCGGGTAAGTCCACGTTTCTGCGTTGTTTATTAGAAATTCATAAATTAACTTCCGGTAAGATTTATTACGGACCGAAAACGAAGATCGGTTATTTTTCCCAAAACCATCATGAAGAACTGGATCCTTCCAAAAATCTTCTTCAAACGGTGATGGGGGCGTATCCCGATCTGACCGAACAACAGGCGCGAAGTCTTCTCGGTTATTTTTCGTTTTCGGACGACTCGGTTTACAAACAAACCGGTCTTCTTTCCGGGGGAGAACAAAGCCGTCTTCGTTTGGCCCTTCTCGTTCGCTTTCCTACGAACTCGATCTTTTTGGACGAACCTACCAACCACTTGGATTTAGTCGTTCGCGACAATTTACGAAGAGCGCTCATGGCTTATGAAGGTTCTCTTTTGATCATTTCGCACGACCCCGAATTCTTAAAGGATCTTTGCAACCGCACGATTTCGGTGGATCAAGGACAGATTCGGGACTTTAACTGCAGCTTTGCGGATTATCTGAAATACAATCTGGAAGAAACGGCTCCTTCTAAAATGCAGAACGGAAACGGTTCCGCAAAAAAAGAAGACGGTCAACAAACCCGTTCCAAAAAGAACGCCGATAAAAATCGTATTAAAAAAATACAAAAGGATCTGGAACAGATCGAAGCTAAGATCGAACTTTTAGAAAAGTCTAAAAAGAATCTGGAAGAAGTTTTGGCCGATCCCGGTTTTTTTAAGAATCGCAGTTATCAATTGGAACTGGATAATTTCAACGAGGCAAAAAACGAAATCGCTCGTTTGACTTCGGAATGGGAATCGCTTCAATTGGAACTGGAGGAACTTACCGGAACCGTGTGA
- a CDS encoding DoxX family protein — translation MIHRFFFTRESLAPLFLRIGLAICIFPHGAQKLMGWFGGVGYEASMDFLVNTAEFPTALAFLAIISEFFGSIALVLGLGTRLAAFGITCTLAVAGWTHREIGFFMNWFGNQGGEGFEYHILAVSMGLSLLLFGGGTWSADSWVYDRIDG, via the coding sequence ATGATCCACCGTTTCTTTTTCACACGAGAATCTCTTGCCCCGCTCTTTCTGCGGATCGGTCTCGCAATTTGTATTTTTCCTCACGGCGCTCAAAAACTTATGGGATGGTTCGGTGGCGTCGGTTACGAAGCTTCGATGGATTTTTTAGTGAACACGGCTGAATTTCCGACCGCACTTGCCTTCTTAGCGATCATTTCCGAGTTCTTCGGATCCATCGCTCTCGTCTTAGGACTCGGCACACGATTGGCCGCATTCGGAATCACGTGCACATTGGCGGTGGCCGGATGGACTCATAGGGAAATCGGTTTTTTTATGAACTGGTTCGGCAATCAAGGCGGAGAAGGATTCGAATATCACATTCTCGCGGTCAGCATGGGCCTCTCTCTCTTGCTATTCGGAGGGGGAACCTGGTCTGCGGATTCTTGGGTTTATGATCGTATTGACGGTTGA
- a CDS encoding FecR family protein has translation MENKINTPEFEGYARLLREKDSVSQLPAFDPNWIGMKPRFTVEDKIMTVPTDTKILHFPKTTWLAAAAVLLLTIGGAWFSLRTPKVETEIVQGTPLKAAVVFVKGKASVMRDVEIKLHQGDLLNESDIILTEAGGAVDIGLTDSSVIRVKENSRLILKELRENNGSQIRMNLAAGRLLNVVEKEKKGSNFYVETPSAVAAVRGTSFEVNASESESVVFVAEGAVEVTSLNASKKVYILEASKLVTVNKDGEVESIDLSKVNSTLPEYKDMKKNLGTLDSELLNDVQNLKTAKTEEELSKIYDLSIEHIIMKDGRELRGVVVSQKKGKLVVQTLKGSYILDEDAVDKIKY, from the coding sequence ATGGAAAATAAAATAAATACTCCCGAATTTGAAGGATACGCGCGACTCCTTAGAGAAAAGGACTCTGTATCTCAACTCCCGGCATTCGATCCGAACTGGATCGGAATGAAGCCCCGCTTCACCGTGGAGGACAAAATAATGACTGTTCCGACTGATACTAAAATTCTGCATTTTCCAAAAACTACATGGCTCGCGGCGGCGGCCGTATTATTACTTACAATCGGAGGAGCTTGGTTTAGCCTAAGAACTCCGAAAGTTGAAACGGAAATCGTTCAAGGAACTCCTCTGAAAGCGGCGGTCGTCTTTGTAAAAGGCAAGGCTTCCGTAATGAGAGATGTGGAAATCAAGTTACACCAAGGCGATCTTTTAAACGAGTCCGACATCATTCTTACCGAAGCGGGCGGAGCGGTCGACATCGGTTTAACGGATTCCAGCGTAATTCGCGTTAAAGAAAACAGTAGATTGATCCTGAAAGAACTGAGAGAAAACAACGGTTCTCAGATCAGAATGAATCTCGCTGCGGGTAGGTTATTAAACGTAGTCGAGAAAGAAAAGAAAGGAAGCAACTTCTACGTGGAAACACCGTCTGCGGTCGCAGCGGTTCGTGGGACTTCGTTTGAAGTAAACGCATCCGAAAGCGAATCCGTGGTCTTCGTGGCGGAAGGCGCCGTCGAAGTTACTTCTCTGAACGCATCCAAAAAAGTATATATCTTAGAAGCTTCTAAACTCGTAACCGTAAACAAAGACGGAGAAGTGGAATCGATCGATCTTTCCAAAGTGAATTCTACACTTCCTGAATATAAGGATATGAAGAAGAATCTTGGAACTCTGGACAGCGAACTTCTGAACGATGTGCAAAATCTGAAAACCGCTAAAACGGAAGAAGAATTGAGCAAGATCTACGATCTCAGCATCGAACATATCATCATGAAGGACGGAAGAGAATTGAGAGGGGTGGTCGTTTCCCAGAAAAAAGGAAAATTGGTCGTTCAAACTCTGAAAGGTTCTTACATCCTGGATGAAGACGCGGTGGATAAGATCAAATATTGA
- a CDS encoding RNA polymerase sigma factor, whose amino-acid sequence MEHTTELEKLYNHNKDDLFHYIKKSFYDENSAQDILHDSFLNFFRYYENKDLPDPTSCRMILFRIARNLIINHAKSYYQRNVSLVGEDTGNNFASKSPSPESSVMEKIDQSDVKSTMDSLLEAISPEYKEALLLRYQQDLKLDEISKILGMSISGVSRLIERAEKALAQEGKKIGFQPGNYI is encoded by the coding sequence GTGGAACACACAACCGAGTTAGAAAAGCTCTATAACCACAACAAAGATGATTTATTTCATTATATAAAAAAATCGTTCTACGACGAAAATTCTGCACAAGACATCCTGCACGATTCGTTTCTAAACTTTTTTCGATATTATGAAAATAAGGATCTCCCCGATCCGACTTCTTGTCGGATGATTCTCTTTAGAATCGCGCGGAATTTAATTATTAACCACGCAAAATCCTATTATCAAAGAAACGTCTCCTTAGTCGGTGAAGACACCGGTAATAATTTTGCGTCCAAGTCCCCAAGCCCGGAATCCTCCGTAATGGAAAAAATTGACCAATCGGATGTTAAAAGTACTATGGATTCCCTTTTGGAAGCCATTTCTCCTGAATACAAAGAGGCTTTGCTGTTACGGTATCAGCAAGACTTGAAACTGGATGAAATTTCTAAAATTCTTGGAATGAGTATTTCCGGTGTTTCAAGGCTGATTGAAAGAGCGGAGAAGGCCTTAGCCCAAGAGGGTAAAAAAATAGGTTTCCAACCGGGGAATTATATATAA